The Brassica oleracea var. oleracea cultivar TO1000 chromosome C7, BOL, whole genome shotgun sequence sequence AGACATCCTCAGGCTTAGTAGCGCAGGAGAGGAACAAAGAAGTTACCATTTCCTGTTCCGGTGAAGACAAATACAAGAGGGCAGATTCCTGATGGCAGTCCCTGACTTGCAATCTCTTCACCAATAGATATCACAGCAGCTTTTGCTGCAGCCAATGAGGAATACATATAGGATGAACCTAGCGAGAGGAAAGGCGTCGAGTATCCTAGACTTAGATATCCTGAATCAAACATTTCAAAAATTACATTCATCAACATCCAAAAAGAGAGCTTGTTGCTTTTGAAAAAAAAACATGTTACTTGCAGCTTACTCTTTCCCAGTCCATGTAAGAAGTCAACAAGACCAGCTCTGCCTGCATATTTACCAAATGCCAGTAGTCTCCTCCCATGATCTCCAACAATGAGCTCATAATCATACAACGTCACTCTCTCAGACAATATCTGCAATCCGGTCTCTAAACATTCTTAGAGATGCTATTAAAAGAGGACTAAAGAGATGAAAGGATGAATGAAAACTGTTCTTACTTTTACCAAAAAAAAAAAAAAACTGTTCTTACTTTATCTAACAAAGGCATGTTTTCTTCCTGTGCCTTGTGAGTGTGAGAAAAGAAAGCATATGCTCTCTCCGGAAGAATCATTTCTAGCTGCAACACACACAATACACTAAAACTCATGAACACACACACCAAAAAAAGTGTTATAACAAATTCGAGAAAATAAGATTGTTTAACTACCGATAGCGTGTCATACAAGATTAGATGCATACCTACAAAGTTATTTAGTAGATTCTTTTTTCATATATAAAGCAAGTTTCCTATTACCTTGGGTTGTTTGATACCGAGGATAAGACCACAATCAGACAAGTCATCAGAGATTTCACATCCGACATCTTCGTACAAAGCATCGTGATGGATACGCTTTCCAGATGGCTGAACAACAATACGGGAAACGCCTGTTCTGTCTTTGCCACCGTGTAAAAGACGAGCGCAGTGAGACGGTGTCAACGGTGTTCTTCTTTCCCATTTGTTCACTGATTCAGCTAGAATCCCCACAACTCCATTCCCAAGCTTCTCCTCATCACCACTTGAGTTCATATTCATGAGTTTATAATCTCTGCAAAGGAATAACAAAACAACATCTCACACTCCCTGACAACGTTTAACATCGACACAACCATTTGATAACTCATAGAGGACTCACAGACATTAAACCATCATATTCCGGAAGAAAACACAGAGAGTGATTGAGCTAAAGCTCTTGCAAGATCATTTACGACAAGGAATGTTCTACAAGAAGAAAATGAAAACTTACCTGATGATGTTGAACTGGTTTTGTCAAAAGATGGAAGCTTTCTAAGGTGAGTTTAGAACTTGGTAACAATACGTCCTTTTATAAGCTCAAAATTATGTAAATGATTAAAATTATAAAAATGATTAGTTGAACTGGTAATTGGCGTGTTGCCTTTCTTTTTTTTGGAAAAAATATTAATAGTATACATTATCTTATTATATAAAGCTTGGTTCTTCAAAATTGTTAATTAACATGTCGCGACACATGACAATTATATATTTTAAGATTGTGACATGTGTTAAACTATCTTATAATTAAAAATATATATATTAAGATATTAACAAAAACAAATCTTATTAAAAAGTAATAATAAATATTATTTAATAGTAATTTTTTTTTTTTAAATCCTAATCAAAACATTATTGCAAAAGATTATTTGATAATAATTTTCTTTCTAACATTGTGACATGTGTTTAAATATATATAATAAGATAATAAAACAAATTTTGAAATAAACTACTTTTAAAAATTATTTAATAGTAAAAAAATTAAAAAAAATATTTAGTAGTAATGTTTTAGAAATTTTCCTTTTTTTTTAAATCCTAAAAGAATAGATTTGAAAATAATTTATTTAATATAATTTTCTTTTTCTAAATTTTAATGAAAATATAATTATTATATTGAGCTTGGTTATTCAAAATTACTAATTAACATGATTGTGACACATGTCACTTATATATTTAAAAATGTGATATGTGTTAAACTATCTCATAATCAAAAATATATATACTAAAATAATAAAAACATTTAAAAATAATTATAAATATTATTAAATAGTCTTATTATTATTATTTTTAATATATAAAGTTTGGTTTTTCAAAGTTTCTAATTAACATTATTGTTACACATGTCAATTATATATTTAAAAGAGAAATTACCACAAATACTACATCCATAGTACCACTTTTCATTTATACACTAATCACTTTTACCTTCACCTTTAATGAAGGGTAAAAGACACTTATACCCATAGAATTAACTAATATAGACTTAAAATTTCGAGTTGAAGGGTGGGGTAGGGTTTTTGGAATGTGAAATTTAGGATTTAAATAAATATATAAATACTTAAAAATAAATAAAAGTAGTTTGAAACATAATTTTCGATTTCAAAAAGAAATTTTGAAAAATAATAATAAAAAAATTCGAAAAAATCTTATTATATAAAGTTTGGTTCTTCAAAGTTGCAAAATAACATGATCGCGACACAAGACAATTATATATTTTAAGATTGTGACATATGTTAATTTATCTCATAATTAAAAATATATATAGTAAGATATTAACAAAAACAAATCTTATTAAAAAGTAATAATAAATATGATTTAATAGTAATTTTCCTTTTTAAAATCCTAATCAAAACATTATTGCATAATTTGTTTTCTAATATTGTGACATGTGTTTAAATATATAATGATTAAAAATATATATAATAAGATAATAAAACAAATTTTGAAAAACTACTTTTAAAAATTATTTAATAGTAAAAAAAATTAAAAAATAATTTAGAAGTAATGTTTTAGAAATTTTCCTATTTTAAAATTCTAAAAAAAAAAATAGATTTGAAATTAATTTATTTAATATAATTTTTCTTTTCTAAAATTTTAATTAAAATATAATTAAAAGTTTATATTGAGCTTGGTTCTTCAAAATTACTAATTAACATGATTGTGACACATGTCAGTTATATATTTAAAAATGTGATATGTGTTAAACTATCTCATAATCAAAAATATATATACTAAAATAATAAACACATTTAAAAAAATAATAATTATACATATTATTTAATAGTCTTATTATTATTATTATTATTATTATTATTTTTATATATAAAGTTTGGTTCTTCAAAGTTGCTAATTAACATGATTGTGACACATGTCAAAAATATATTTAAAAATGTGACATGTGTTAAACTATCTCATAATCAAAAATATATATACTTAAATAATAAAAACAATTTTTCCTAAAAATTAATTATAAATATTATTTAATAGTCTTATTATTATCATTATTATTATTGTTAATTTTTATTATAATGTTTGTTTTAAAAGATACTAATGATAGAGAATTATAAATGATAAATATTAACTAATTAACATGATTGTGACATATGTCAATTATATATTTAAAAATGTGATATGTGTTAAACTATCTCATAATCAAAATATATATACTAAAATAATAAAACATTTTTCTTAAAAATTAATTATAAATATTATTTAATAGTCTTATTATTATCATTATTATTATTGTTAATTTTTATTATAATGTTTGTTTTAAAAGATACTAATGATAGAGAATTATAAATGATAAATATTAACTAATTAACATGATTGTGACATATGTCAATTATATATTTAAAAATGTGATATGTGTTAAACTATCTCATAATCAAAATATATATACTAAAATAATAAAACATTTTTCTTAAAAATTAATTATAAATATTATTTAATAGTCTTATTAGTATTAGTATTATTTTTATATACAAAGTTGGGTTCTTCAAAGTTACTAATGAACATGATTGTGACACATGCAATTATATATTTAAAAATGTGACATGTGTTAAATTACCTCATAATCAAAAATATATATACTTAAATAATAAAAACAATTTTTCTTAAAGATTAATTATAAATATTATTTAATTATCTTATTTTTATCATTATTATTATTGTTAATTTTTATTATAATGTTTGTTTTAAAATATACTAAGATAGAGAATTATAAAAGATAAATATTAACTTTTAAGAAACAAATGTTAAATAAAAACAAATTGTAAATCTTACAAGTACAATAAATTATTTAATAAAAACATGAAGAAAAACTAACTTTAAAATAAATAATATTACTTTTTCAAAATCCTAATTAAAATAAAATTTTAAAAGTACTCTTATTATTTTTTTATAAGTAACTAACTTTTCTTTTTTAATAGATAATTGTATGTTAAAAAATTATAACCAAAAATAGCTATAAATATTTCACATCTATATTTAGGTTTAAGCTTTAACATATTATTTTTACAAAACACAATAGTATTTACATGAAAAGTATTACCTGAGTTTTTTCTTATAATTTCTTTATACAACTCAACTTTTTATTATACTTATTACATCTTATGATGATGCTAACATAACTTTTAATTTTGATATTGTTGTCGTACATGAGTTGTGTGAATATGATGAATATGTGTTTGTATGTATAAGATAGAATATATAAATAATTAAACATAATTTTTATATTAAAAATAAAATAGTTGTATAAAAATCTAAAAGAAAAACCAATTATAAAATAATTAATTTTCTTTTTAAAAAACTAAATAAAATAAAAATGTAAAAATAATTTTATTTTTATAACTAACTAATTTTACTTTTTAATAATTTTGTGTTAAAATAATATAAACCAAAATTAGCTTCAGATATTTCACTTGATATGATTGTGACAAGTGTCAACTAAAAAAAATAGATTGTGAATGTGTCAATAAAAACTGCCTTTATGTCAAAATAATTTCTTCTTTTCCTAAAATCCTAAATAAAATAAATTTCAAAAAAAAATCTTTTCTAATAATCTTAACCAATTAATATTTTTTATTTAAAAAATAAATAAATCCTGACCAAAGAGAATTATAAAATTTTATTTAATAGTAATTTTTTTACTTAAATAAATTAATGATAAACATGATAGTAACAATTTTTGAATTAACAATAAAAAATGTAAAAATATTAGTGATATTAAAAAAAACGAATTTTGAAAATGGCAACTTTTAATAGTTAATATTAACTGGAAATAATTATTTGATAGAAATTTTATTTTTTAAAATCTTAGACAAAATATAATTGTAAAAGTTATGTAAATAATAATTTCCTTTCATAAAATCCTAAAAACCATAAAATAATATTTGATAGTTGTTTTCATTTTTTATAAAAAAAATTCTAATCAAAAGAAATTTGTATCATATTTAAAAGTCATAATCAAAAGAGAATTGTAAAAATTTATTTGATAATATTTTTAAGAGAGTAGTTGATGATGAACATGATACTAAAAATGTTTAATTAGCAAAACAAGGGTAAAATTAGTATTGATACGAATTGTAAACATAGTAATTTTAAAATTATTTATTAATAACTAAAAATAATTATTTGATATCAATTTATTTGTTTCTGAAATTCTAAAGAAAAGATCATTGTAATAGGTTCTCGGGCTACGCCCAGATTTTTTTTTCCATAGATTTAAATTAAATTTTGATTATTTTAGAATTTATATCAAGTAAAAAAAAAGATAATTGTAATAGGTTATATGATAGTATTTTTCTTTTTCTAAAAGCCTAAACAAAATTGTAAAAGAGTATTTAATATTATTTTTTTATTTTTAAATTGTAATAAAAATGAGAGTTATAAAATAGAATGTTTTATTTTTTAAACAAAATCCTGACAAAATAAAAATTTAAAGACTTATGTAATAAAACATTAAATCAGTACATATGAACATGTATAATGCTGTCATTGATTCGATTGGTGTATTTGACTTTTATTTCTTTTTAATTTTTATTCAATTTCTTATTTCGGGTTGTGTTCAATTTAAATGTTTAGGTATAGTATTTTCTCTAAATCTAAGTATAAAGTTTATAACAATTCATTTATGCACCATGATTATAAATTACAAATATTAATTTGAACTTATGTGTGAAAACGATTTTTAATTATAAAATAAATCTCAAACAACATATGCAAAAAACAATCATCAATCTATAATAAAATGATTTAATATTTTATAGTTTTTATTAAATTAAAACATCAAACAAAAACCGTTGCAACGCAACGGGCTCATATCTTGTATTAAACAAATAATAATCTATTGTTTTGAATCATGATATAAAAGAAAGAAAAACGTGGTCTTTTTATAATTATTTGTGTCACTAGATGTATTTGTTATATCATATAAAGTTTGTTTATAAAATACACGAAGATGGCATAAACCAATCAATGCTATTGTAAAAAGTTGAATCTAAACTTTGTTGGAGACTAATAAAGTAAGTCATCGATAAAATTTTATACAGTATAATTCAATAGAGCGGGCAGTAAGAACACCAATCAAACACAGGCGGATAACGTGAACGATTACCCAACATGTAAAAATAATCTTAGTAAACTACGAAAAGTCATTGTTAAAGGTTATTTATAGTGCTTTGTAGTAGACGACAAACAAAATTATACAAACGCAATAGACGTTAATAAAGTTATCCTCAACGTGAGCAAGAAAATGTGGTAACATTAATCTAAGATTTGTTATATAAATTGGACTAGCAAAATCTTTCTGATAAAATCCTATTATGTAATGCAATACACAATGACAAATGGATTAATTAACTACTATTTCGTTTATACAAAAATTACTATTTCAACTTTCAAGAGGAAGAAAAGGTAAGAAAGGGAGAACTTGTCCCGGAGAAGGTCGTCTTTACGTGGTTTGATAGAGATAATGACGGAGTCTGCCCCAACGGAAAGTGTATTAGTGTATGAGAAGAAGAGAAACATACAAGAGAAGAGTGAATACGTTATTCTCTTGCTGTTTCCTACACTGAGATCACGACTCTTACTACTTTCCGTGTTCTCTACGTCTATCATTTTAGGTTTTAACATGACTTTTTAGTATATGGGACTATTCTAACAGGGTGGGTTCCGTCAGATTCAACAGACAATAAACTTGTTCTCGTTTATGAAATTCCATAAAACTCTCTTTGTTTCTTAAAGTATGATGTTTTATACATATTCACAACTATTAAGATAATTATTTATTATCTCAAAAATAATATTAAAATATTAATTGACAACTATCCAATCAATTACAAAACAAAATACTATTGGCTACACAATTTTCAAAAGTTACAAAGGAAAATAAAAAACATTTTACATATTGAAAACTCTCTAAAACATGGGATAGATTGGGCTTTTGATTTGGATTTTAATTAAGCAATATCACGTTTGCAGAGGTTGGGCTTAAGCTGTTGGCTCAAAACAAGCCCCAAGTTCCTTTGTCCTGTCATCACGTGATGACTTGCATGTTTCTGGTGTTCCGTTCCTACCTTTCTTTGTGTTACACATGCAAACCTTCTTCAAGTCAAGAATCAAGGGAGGAATGTTAGATTTCTCCAATACATTAACTGAGACATATCTCCAGATCGTATACGTCTCTCTATTTTTACTAACTTAAGATTATATGTGGACCGTTTAAAAGATGAGCGCAATTTAAGTGTTTTTCAAAGCTAGCACTTATTTTCACAATTAACAAATAAAAGTACATCCGTGTAAGTTCTCTTGTGACAGAATGTGAAAACTTGAACATTGTTTTGGGTATCATCGATATATGTGCAACGACCTATAATTAGGTTTGGTCGACGGCTTTTTTTTCTTCTTATAAATCAGGTTTTATATAGTTCTCTCTTTGCCGGGACAGAATAGCCTAGTGGTAACACTAGAGTGAACTGGATCCCAAGGCACCTGGGTTCGAGTCCTCTGGGAATCCGGAGACCGCCCGTGACCAAAAAAAAAAAAAAAAAAAAAAAAAAAAAAAAAAAAAATATAGTTCTCTCTTAAAAGCTTCTAGGTATAAATTATCTATAGGTTAATTGAGGAGCATGGCTGGCCTGGGAACAAGTTCTGGGGATTGACTTTGCAATGGCACAATAGTCGATGCGAGAAGAGATTCCTCAACGAGGCTACAAAGTAATAGTGGTCCTATTCTTTGCTTTTGCACCTTTTTCTTCTTCTTTTCCATACATTTTTCTCACAAACAAAGAACTTTTTATTCTTTTTTTTTTCTGCAGATAATTTATAAACTCCAAACTATATTGTGTCTGATTTTAAATCCATTTCTATAGTAATTAACTAATTATTCATAAACTCAAATAACATGTATTACCAGCAAAACTATTATAGTTTTTCTTTTTCCCAAAAAAGAACAATAGGCATGCATAACTACAAAAGCTTGTATTTTTGGATGAAGAATTCAACGCTAAGCTTGACAAATGTGACTTGATGCCAAAAAAAAAGAATTTTACTTGTCTGGTGGAGCTTAATACCTATACAAGAGAAAACACAAGCAAAAGAAAAAGTAGAAACTTTTAAATTTGTTATTCGAAAGATAAAACTGTTTAGAACAATACGAAAAGAAAAAGGAAAAGTAAAAGAAGACAACCCACACGAATAGCCACTTTTGATAGAAGGTATTAGTATGAGATAAGACAAGTGAAGAGAGGGCAGCTCCCAAGTCATAAGTCCTAACCAACTTTCTCTTTTGCTTTTCTGTTGGGTCTTTAAACCAGCCTTGGCCGTGGGGGTGTCTACTGCCTGTCTCCGTGCTCTAATTCTTCTATGTTTTTTTTTTACTTTGATTTAATGATAATTAAAAAAATTAAATATCATGTTCCATTTCATTACCATCTGAATGCTGAGATATATAGAGGCACAACAGAGCCAATTTGTGAACTAGGAATTGTGCAACTATGTTTGGAAACAATAGGTCACAAAGCTCTTGTCAAATCATTATAGCAGGTTAGTTAGCAGCACTCTTCAAGCCAAATTATAAAGAAGTTCGTTGGCGGTAAGTTTTTGTTTCGTAAATTTTATTTTATTTTATTTCATTGTTATTTAAAGAAGGCCTCCACTACTAAATAACTCAGACGTGCTATTATTTCTTATTTTAATGCCCCACTCCACAATACTTTTTTTTACAAAATTGTTAAGTTTTTCTTATCATTAACATACATACACACATTACTATATTCAAAATAAAATTATAACAGGACAATATGACTAATACATATTAATAACTTTACAAGTTAGTCTATAAATTATATGGTTGTTATAACTATAATTTTTCTATTGACTATTATGATAAGTTTATTTATTTAACTAAAATTGTTTTCTTTAAGATATAGAGCTACTTAATTTTCATTATTTTTTATTAAAATACTTTTTCTGAATGTGTATACATACACATCCATTATTTTTCATTCAAACAATAATATTCTTTAAGATAAATTCTGCCAAAATAAATAAGAAAAACTCATAAAAGAGAGAAATTATTTATTTATTATTTTATAACTTTGTTTTGGGAAGTGAACAATTGAACAAGAAGCTACAACACAACCTTTCACTTTTTCTATCTCTCTCTCTCTCCATACAGTTGTATTTTTGGGGATTGTCAACGCTCTCTGAAAGAGGAGCCAAAGAAGCCTCTCTCTCTCTCTCTCTCACATCTTTAAAAAGAAGACATTTTCACCACTATATACTCACTTTTCTACTCTGTGCTTCACTTCACCACACTTCTCCATTTCAAGAATTGCTTCTCTCACTTCCACACTCTGTTTCTTGATCTCCCCAAGATAACATGGGATTCTCAGCTGGTAAAAGAAAATCAAGAGATGAAGCAGTCACCTTATCTGACCTCAACGACGACGTTTTGGAGAGAGTCCTCTCACGCCTACCAACCTCCTCTTACTTCCGCATGACCTCCGTCTGCAAGAGATGGAAGTCCACCCAAACCTCAACAACCTTCAAGCTCGCCTGCTCTCAAGTCCCTTATCGAGATCCTTGGTTCTTCATGATCGCTAAAGACTCCACCTCTTCCTCTTCTTTCGTTTACGACTCCACAGAAAACAGCTGGAGAAACCTCAGCCGTCCCCTCCTCCACCACCGTCGTGATCTCTTCAGCCCCGTAGCTTCCTCCGGCGGCTTGCTCTGCTTCCGCTCCTCTGTCTCCGGCCACTTCCTCCTCCGTAACCCCCTCACAGGATCCTCCATTGACCTTCCTTGTCAAGATGATAACAAACCTCTCCAAGCTGTAGCCATGACCACCAGCTACAAGCTTGTTACAATCTCCGGCGAAGTCCCAAATCTCTGTTTCAAGTTCTACGAGTCAAGTTCTTGTTCATGGAGCAAAGAGTTTGAGTTAGTGAAGAAGAACGATGAGTACAATGATGATGATGATGATGATGATACAGAAACAGTTTACTTTCTTAGCAAGTCAGGAAACGTCGTCGTAGCGAGTAACACTCTTCTTCGAAGCCATTCGAAGCAGTACTCTTCCGTTATAACCGTTAAAGACAATGTGGAAACCGTTTACTTTCTCAGCTCTCACGGAACCATCATAGCGTGTGACCTCGCCAAAAGAAGCTTCACGCAGCTTCCCAAGCTTCTTCCTCCGTTTCTTGAGTACTCCATCGACTTGGTGGAGTGTAACGGAACCATGTTTGTGGTCCTTCTCTCTGAGTTTTACGAAAGCGCCAGCTTGAGGATCTGGAAGCTGGAGGACATGAGCTGGGTTCATGTCGGGATGTTGCCTCCTGCTATGTCTCATGAGTTGTACGGGAGAAAGGGGGACATAAACTGCGTTGGAGGAGCTGGTGGAAACAAGATACTTGTGTGCTTTAATGCGGATCTTCCTGAGGTGTGTTGTAGATACTTTGTGTATGATTTGGTTGGAGAAGAGTGGAGTGAGTTGCCGAGATGTTTCAGTGGTGGAGAAGCTGTGGAGTTTGTTTCAGCACTTTCTTTCCAGCCTAGGATTGAAGCAACAGTTTGATGTTTTGCTTTTTGTTTTTTTTTTATGGATTAGGTTTAAGTGATTGTTTTGTTTGTGTATTCTTTTTGAGTATAATGTGATGTAACTTGACAATCATTGAGTTTGAGCATACCATTCTTTTGATGTTTCTGATCACATCTTTCACTTGGCAAGTTTCATCTCACACCAATTGGAAGCAGCAGCATACATGTTGGTTGTGGTGTGTGCCTCGGATACTAAGCCTGAGTGACTGCAAGCAGAGAGAACACCCAAAGTTCCCCTGCCCCATGTTGAGCTAATCTTACTAACATGGCATTCCAGGCAGCATGTTTCTCATTTCAATATCCTCTTAAACAATGAGAGGAGATAGTAGAATTTGAAAAATTTACAAAAGTAGAAAGGGGTAGCTTTGAAGCTTGCTTGCATGGTAGGTTAATTTTTTTTTTCTTTGGCTTTTATAACTGAAGGATGCTAACTTGCAAGTCAAGAAACTCATAGGGGGAAACTAGAACACCCAAGTTGGTTCTTGACGTTGCACAAGATGGTTTAGCAACCGGTTATTTCATAATGATGTGTTCTTCGGTTTAGTACTGTTAACCAAATTACCGGTGAATTGTTGGCAAAAAAGGAGAGTAGATAAGGAATTGATTTGAATATCAATAGCACCAATAATTCACCAGATAACCCTACAATGACTAAAGAACTATATCAATCAAGTGGGTGAAGAAGTTAAGAAGCATCCAGATGTTTTTTTACATTATTATTTAACTGTTTTATAAATAAAACACATTTTTTTTAGTTTTGAAATTATGTATTTTGAGGGTTGACAAAAAAAAAGGAAGAAATTATGTATTTTGAGATAGTTTAATTCTTTTTTTCATGGAATTAGCCGTACATACTAAGGAAAAAATATATATTAATGTCGTATATTGAAGAATGGAAACAGATAATTATTAAAATATATCTGTTTCCTTTTAAGAGATGTTCCTATACATTGAATAAAAATAACTTAAAACTCATTCATTTCTCATCTTCTGTTTTCTTACAAGAAGCCAAGAAGGGTTAGAGTAGAGATATGTCGCTGTTGTCTTACCTCAGCCCAACACGCTTTCTAGAAGGCTACCTCCGTCGATGCCTCACGGCGGCAGGACTAACGTCGCAGACTCTCTCCATTGATTCTGAAACAACCATTCACTTCTGGGGCCCACCACCTCTAAACCACCGCACCGACGATAGACCGGTGATGCTTCTCCTCCACGGCTTCGGTCCATCTTCCATGTGGCAGTGGAGGCGGCAGATTCAAGCCTTTTCTCCGTCCGCTTTCCGTCTATATTGTCCCGATCTTGTTTTCTTCGGTGACTCTACCAGTTCCTCCACCAATCGCTCCGAGGTCTTCCAGGTATATATATAAAAACGTTATAACTCTCCCTATAATATATAGCTGTTTTGATTGTAAATGAACGAGATCATCTCTAGGAAGATCGGATATGACCTAGTAGAATATGTCATTGATCACTATTACTGTTTTGGTCACTTGATTAGTGTTTCTAAAAAGCATTCTTATATTAAAAATAAAAGTAATAGTATAATTTACATATATTTTTCTCAATAATAGCTAAGAGGAATTTTTTTATTCCAAATTAATATGAATTGTTTTCTATTCAGACTACATATACATTTTAGCAATAAATTCAATGTAAACTATAAGTTGAATTAAAGCCTTTTTGCAAAAAAAAAAAACTATAAGTTGAATTAGGTATGAGCATTCAGATCTTTAGATCAGATCCGGGTCTGCGGGTCTGTATAAGTACATGCAATTTTTTGACTTTCAGATCGGTTCTAACCGGGTCATGGTCGGTTGGAGTCACAAAATTAGATAACTATAAATAATCGGTAAATTTCGGTTATGTGTTGGGTTAGGGTGGGTTATCTTTAGAGTTTAGACATTGATATGTTAGCCCTTATACCTTATATATTTGAACTATTTGTGGTATACTAACACACATGCATATCTTAATGCTCCGATATTAAAATAACAAGGCGGAGTGCATGGAAAAGCTAAT is a genomic window containing:
- the LOC106304644 gene encoding F-box only protein 13-like; translated protein: MGFSAGKRKSRDEAVTLSDLNDDVLERVLSRLPTSSYFRMTSVCKRWKSTQTSTTFKLACSQVPYRDPWFFMIAKDSTSSSSFVYDSTENSWRNLSRPLLHHRRDLFSPVASSGGLLCFRSSVSGHFLLRNPLTGSSIDLPCQDDNKPLQAVAMTTSYKLVTISGEVPNLCFKFYESSSCSWSKEFELVKKNDEYNDDDDDDDTETVYFLSKSGNVVVASNTLLRSHSKQYSSVITVKDNVETVYFLSSHGTIIACDLAKRSFTQLPKLLPPFLEYSIDLVECNGTMFVVLLSEFYESASLRIWKLEDMSWVHVGMLPPAMSHELYGRKGDINCVGGAGGNKILVCFNADLPEVCCRYFVYDLVGEEWSELPRCFSGGEAVEFVSALSFQPRIEATV